The following coding sequences lie in one Lolium perenne isolate Kyuss_39 chromosome 2, Kyuss_2.0, whole genome shotgun sequence genomic window:
- the LOC139835601 gene encoding uncharacterized protein produces MAQVLNNIETNRLRNEQILERVAQNTEHRADNCVTLGDFIRALPPVFTHPKEPPNADDWLRTIERKFNALHVPRGERVNFATHQLEGPAGSWWEGFLALQAPGHDVTWEEFATAFRAAYIPKTVMDIKRREFMDFTQGKLDVETYGREFTQLSCYAHRDVVDDADKQDLFHKGLNPKLRYEMLPFTFQSFQDLHKRALLM; encoded by the coding sequence ATGGCGCAAGTTCTTAACAACATTGAGACCAACCGCCTGAGGAATGAACAAATTCTGGAGCGTGTAGCTCAAAACACAGAACATCGTGCTGACAACTGTGTCACACTTGGGGACTTCATCCGTGCACTACCTCCTGTCTTCACCCACCCCAAGGAGCCTCctaatgctgatgattggcttcgcaccatCGAGCGCAAGTTCAACGCTCTTCATGTTCCACGAGGTGAACGCGTGAACTTCGCCACCCACCAGTTAGAGGGTCCCGCTGGTTCTTGGTGGGAAGGTTTTCTGGCTCTTCAAGCGCCAGGACATGatgttacctgggaggagttcgccaCCGCTTTCCGTGCAGCCTATATTCCAAAGACTGTCAtggacatcaaaaggagggaatTCATGGACTTCACTCAGGGGAAGCTGGATGTGGAGACATATGGACGTGAGTTCACTCAGCTGTCTTGCTATGCACACCGTGATGTGGTTGATGATGCTGATAAGCAAGATCTGTTCCACAAGGGACTTAACCCTAAGCTTCGCTATGAGATGTTGCCTTTCACCTTCCAGTCATTCCAAGACCTACATAAGCGTGCTCTTCTGATGTAG